CGCCAAGAAAATTTAGAGTAGCTTTGCAGTAACTAAACGCTTACGAATGCTTATCCCAATGATGGCGGCAAGTATTGCTTTTAGGATTCCAGGGATGATGAATGGTATAACGCCAACTGTAAAAGCAGTTCCCCATGGAAGATCGCCGCTGAATTTTAGCCAAAGAGCGCCAAAAAGGAGTGTTACGAAGGCACCGATAATATTAGCAAAAATGGCGTAGGCCAAGCTGAAATTTGTTTTTTCAATGAGGAAACCAGTGATGTAGGCGCTAAATAGAAATCCAATTAAAAAACCGCCAGTTGGACCGAATATAATACCGAGTCCAGCAGTCATACCAGCGAAAACGGGTACGCCAATGGCACCTAATACGAGGTAAACGGCGACGGAAATCGTAGAATTGCGCGCGCCTAATATGGTTGCGGCAAGTCCGACGGCAAACGTTTGACCTGTGAATGGAATCGGGCCAAGTGGGATTACAATTTGTGCTAGGATCGCAATGATGACGGCAAAAAGGG
The sequence above is drawn from the Listeria weihenstephanensis genome and encodes:
- a CDS encoding biotin transporter BioY; translation: MRNKKLKQLIINALFAVIIAILAQIVIPLGPIPFTGQTFAVGLAATILGARNSTISVAVYLVLGAIGVPVFAGMTAGLGIIFGPTGGFLIGFLFSAYITGFLIEKTNFSLAYAIFANIIGAFVTLLFGALWLKFSGDLPWGTAFTVGVIPFIIPGILKAILAAIIGISIRKRLVTAKLL